Proteins encoded together in one Petrotoga sp. 9PWA.NaAc.5.4 window:
- a CDS encoding YaaR family protein has protein sequence MEIDPINNKKKTEKEIKKRKIKNLKSGDVSDNSINQSSGFFDVLLDTQIEISEKELKILVDNVINAGNKFVKSPTSSNLRSYKQAIKEFLKRLEKHWYVIKSEVDYKNASPKLHVVAQIVDEKVKELTDVLLKKEKRTIIYASTIEEINGLLLDLYQ, from the coding sequence ATGGAAATCGATCCTATAAACAACAAAAAGAAGACAGAAAAAGAAATTAAAAAACGAAAGATTAAAAATTTAAAGTCTGGAGATGTTTCTGACAATTCAATCAATCAATCTTCAGGTTTTTTTGACGTATTATTGGATACACAAATAGAAATATCTGAAAAAGAACTTAAAATTTTAGTCGATAACGTTATCAACGCTGGTAATAAGTTTGTAAAATCTCCAACTTCTTCTAATTTAAGAAGTTATAAACAGGCTATAAAAGAATTTTTAAAAAGACTTGAAAAACATTGGTATGTGATTAAAAGTGAAGTTGATTACAAGAATGCTTCTCCTAAATTACACGTAGTTGCTCAAATTGTTGATGAAAAAGTTAAAGAACTAACTGATGTTTTACTTAAAAAGGAAAAAAGAACTATTATATATGCTTCAACTATAGAAGAGATAAATGGTTTGCTCTTAGATCTTTATCAATAA
- the ispG gene encoding flavodoxin-dependent (E)-4-hydroxy-3-methylbut-2-enyl-diphosphate synthase: protein MFSKNEVNVKGVKIGGSNPIVIQSMTNIDTKNVTANLSQINNLAKAGAEIVRVSVRDMDDILPFSEIVKNSSLPIVADIHFDYKIAIEAIKVGASKVRINPGNIGSNEKIKQIVKVAKEYKVPIRVGTNSGSIAKEFSNLPRSQALAESALREVQLLEKNEFYDIVISAKSVDARENFLANKYISEKVPYPLHIGITEAGVYEDASILSSAGIGTLLINKIGDTIRVSISGDPLKEVYLAKQLLILLGFKNGIRVIACPTCARTEIDVERLAYEVKEWVKDKKVNRNITISVMGCVVNGPGEAKHSDIAIVGTRNSSGAIFLSGKFYGSYKKDKIKDKLLELIDNLCL from the coding sequence ATGTTTTCAAAAAATGAAGTTAATGTCAAAGGAGTAAAAATAGGAGGTAGTAACCCTATTGTTATTCAAAGTATGACAAATATAGATACAAAAAATGTAACGGCTAATTTGTCTCAAATAAATAATTTGGCAAAAGCAGGAGCAGAGATAGTACGAGTTTCTGTTAGGGATATGGATGATATTTTACCTTTTTCGGAAATTGTTAAAAATTCTTCACTTCCAATAGTTGCAGATATTCATTTTGATTATAAGATTGCTATAGAAGCTATAAAAGTTGGAGCATCCAAGGTTAGGATTAATCCTGGAAATATTGGTTCAAATGAAAAGATAAAACAAATTGTTAAAGTAGCTAAAGAGTACAAAGTTCCTATTAGAGTAGGTACTAATTCTGGTTCTATAGCAAAGGAGTTTTCAAATTTACCTAGATCGCAAGCATTGGCTGAAAGCGCATTAAGAGAAGTTCAATTGTTAGAAAAAAATGAGTTTTATGATATAGTTATTTCAGCTAAATCAGTTGATGCGAGAGAGAACTTTCTTGCAAACAAGTATATATCGGAAAAGGTGCCTTATCCTTTGCATATAGGAATAACTGAAGCCGGAGTCTATGAAGATGCATCAATTTTGTCTTCTGCCGGAATAGGTACTTTACTAATAAACAAAATCGGGGATACAATTAGAGTCTCAATTAGCGGAGATCCACTTAAGGAAGTTTATTTAGCGAAACAGCTTTTGATTCTTTTAGGATTTAAAAACGGAATAAGAGTGATTGCTTGCCCTACTTGTGCAAGGACAGAAATAGATGTTGAAAGATTAGCTTACGAGGTCAAAGAATGGGTGAAAGATAAAAAAGTAAATAGAAATATAACAATTTCAGTCATGGGGTGTGTGGTCAATGGTCCAGGTGAGGCTAAGCATTCGGATATTGCAATTGTAGGTACAAGAAATTCCTCAGGTGCTATCTTTTTATCTGGGAAATTTTATGGAAGTTATAAGAAAGACAAGATAAAAGACAAACTTCTTGAATTAATAGATAATCTTTGTTTGTAA
- a CDS encoding site-2 protease family protein codes for MTVVLSIIWFLIIISVIALVHEFGHFIFAKIFKTKVEEFAVGFGPSIFKIPGKETIFRFNAIPLGGYVRLAGEEEIIEGGYSNNDPTLFYNKKPWQKFLITFAGPLFSFLLGYFIFIGIAGVYGFPEVIVERVGRESVASEAGLMPGDVIKKVNGNYVFNPAVLEMEIMSGKNLDLTVIRNGEELNVTLIPKLTEQRAIILLSNVQGVNDTSIKSSRILTLNGEEEIYEVMGRMEIGDPIEIQFEDGTIVKGSLLRYTYVAPTYETGIIYSTFSNVISKGSGVFQEGDKILEINGVTIENGSDLQNVVYRIQLNPDQLMFSISEKEIINEYKPFDDNYLNVLIERNNERFEITISKTDFLDFILKPGVLKSAYENWRPKGIEALTVPVQWANNMIALTFQSFVQLFTGRLSADQLAGPVGAAAIIGQAAEVGLEAILNLMALITISLGVFNLIPIPGLDGGRIVFSIYEMITRKRVSPKVEAIVNTIGFLFLIFLMIFVTYNDIMRFFR; via the coding sequence ATGACTGTTGTTCTCTCTATAATTTGGTTTTTAATCATTATTTCTGTTATAGCACTTGTTCATGAATTTGGACATTTTATTTTTGCTAAAATTTTTAAGACAAAAGTGGAAGAATTTGCTGTGGGTTTCGGACCTTCAATATTTAAAATTCCTGGTAAGGAAACAATTTTCAGGTTCAATGCTATTCCTTTAGGAGGGTATGTGAGACTTGCTGGTGAAGAAGAAATTATTGAAGGAGGATATTCAAATAATGATCCTACTTTATTTTATAATAAGAAACCATGGCAAAAATTTTTAATTACTTTTGCTGGGCCTCTCTTTTCTTTTCTTTTAGGCTATTTTATTTTCATAGGAATTGCTGGAGTGTACGGGTTTCCAGAAGTAATAGTGGAACGTGTTGGTAGAGAAAGTGTGGCAAGTGAAGCTGGATTGATGCCTGGTGATGTAATAAAAAAGGTAAATGGGAATTATGTTTTTAACCCCGCTGTTTTAGAAATGGAAATAATGTCTGGCAAAAATTTGGATTTAACTGTAATCAGAAATGGTGAAGAATTAAATGTTACCTTGATTCCTAAATTAACTGAACAAAGAGCCATAATATTGTTGAGTAATGTACAAGGTGTTAATGATACGAGTATAAAAAGTTCCAGGATACTTACTTTAAATGGAGAGGAAGAAATATATGAAGTTATGGGACGTATGGAAATAGGTGATCCCATAGAAATACAATTTGAGGATGGAACGATAGTTAAGGGAAGTTTACTACGATATACTTATGTTGCTCCAACATATGAAACGGGAATAATTTATTCTACTTTCTCAAATGTAATATCTAAAGGATCTGGTGTATTTCAAGAAGGAGACAAAATTTTAGAGATTAACGGTGTTACTATAGAAAATGGTTCGGACTTACAAAATGTAGTTTATAGGATTCAACTTAATCCAGATCAATTGATGTTTTCAATATCAGAAAAAGAAATAATAAATGAATACAAACCATTCGATGATAATTATCTTAACGTATTAATAGAGAGAAATAATGAAAGATTTGAAATTACTATATCTAAAACAGATTTTTTGGATTTTATTTTGAAACCTGGCGTATTAAAATCAGCTTATGAAAATTGGAGACCTAAGGGTATAGAAGCTTTAACCGTTCCTGTTCAATGGGCAAACAATATGATTGCTTTAACTTTTCAATCTTTTGTTCAACTATTTACAGGTAGATTATCTGCAGATCAATTAGCAGGCCCAGTTGGAGCAGCAGCTATAATAGGTCAAGCAGCAGAAGTAGGTTTAGAAGCAATTTTGAATCTTATGGCTTTGATAACGATTAGTTTGGGTGTATTTAATCTTATACCTATTCCTGGTTTAGATGGAGGTAGGATAGTTTTTTCTATATATGAGATGATTACGAGAAAAAGGGTTAGTCCAAAAGTTGAAGCTATAGTAAATACTATAGGATTTTTATTCTTGATATTTTTAATGATTTTTGTAACTTATAATGATATTATGCGATTTTTTCGATAG